TGTGAAGACTGCCGAAGGGGAAACGAGAATCTCTGTGAAATGTCGCGCTACACGGGATACGACGCCGACGGCGGTTACGCCGAGTATGCCGTGGTTCCTGAACCCTACGCGTACAGGATTCCGGACAGATTTAAGGAGGATGAGGCGGCGCCGCTTCTTTGCGCGGGGATCATCGGCTTTCGCGCGTTCAAACGATGCGACGTCGGACCGGGTGCGCGTCTGGGGCTTTTCGGGTTCGGATCTTCCGCGCACATCACGATTCAGGTGGCGCGGCACTTGGAGTGCGAAGTGTATGTGTCGACGAGGGGAGCGAAGCACCGAAAACTGGCGAGCGACTTAGGCGCCCGCTGGGTCGGGGAGGCGGACGAGATTCCGCCGGTGAAACTGGACGCGGCGATTCTTTTTGCCCCCGTCGGCAACCTGGTGCCGCCCGCTCTGCGCTCGCTGGGAAAGGGGGGACGACTCGTGAGCGCCGGAATTCATCTGACGACGATTCCCGAGATGACCTACAAGGAGCATTTCTTTCATGAGAAAGTCTTTACGAGCGTCGAATCGAATACGAGGCGGGACGGAGAG
This Bdellovibrionota bacterium DNA region includes the following protein-coding sequences:
- a CDS encoding zinc-dependent alcohol dehydrogenase family protein, whose amino-acid sequence is MVCERQAGMENSPLHLLVLPPPEPGAGEIRVRIRACGVCRTDLHVIEGDLPSRKLPIVPGHQVVGVVDQKGRLTSKFKKGDRVGIAWLRSTCGQCEDCRRGNENLCEMSRYTGYDADGGYAEYAVVPEPYAYRIPDRFKEDEAAPLLCAGIIGFRAFKRCDVGPGARLGLFGFGSSAHITIQVARHLECEVYVSTRGAKHRKLASDLGARWVGEADEIPPVKLDAAILFAPVGNLVPPALRSLGKGGRLVSAGIHLTTIPEMTYKEHFFHEKVFTSVESNTRRDGEELLTLAAKIPVRARVEIFPLDEANRALLLLKQGAIEGTAVLVPSSNS